GGGGTGGGTGCGGTACAGCGTGTCCGTGACGACGAGGCCGAGCACGGAGTCCCCGAGGAACTCCAGCCGCTCGTTCGTCGGCAGGCCGCCGTTCTCGTACGCGTAGGAACGGTGGGTCAGCGCACGCACCAGAAGGGCGGACTCGAGCCGGTAGCCGAGCCGCCCTTCCAGAAGCGTGTGGGACGAGGCCGTGTCCGCCTTGTTCTTGGCGGCAGTGTCCGCCTTGGCGTCAGACATGAAGCCTCTCACCAGCCGCTCAGACCTCGAGGACCTGGCGCTTGTTGTAGGTGCCACAAGACGGGCACGCGATGTGCTGCAGCTTGGGCTCGTGGCAGCGCTCGCACGCAACCAGGGTGGGGACCGCAGCCTTCCACTGCGACCGGCGGTGGCGCGTGTTGCTGCGCGACATCTTCCGCTTCGGAACAGCCACGGCTACTTCTCCTGCTTCTCGTCGGCGTGCGCTGATGGAAGCGCGCCGCCGCTCATCTCGTCCTTCTCGCCGTCTTCAGGTGAACCGGCGAGTCCCTGCAGTGCCGCCCAACGGATGTCGACGGCGTCGTGGTGGTGGTCCGGGTCGTCCGCCAGCCGGGCTCCGCACTCGGAGCACAGGCCGGGGCAGTCGTCCTGGCACACCGGCTGCATCGGCAGTGCGAGCACCACCGCATCGCGCAGCACGGGTTCGAGGTCGAACAGTCCGTCCTCGAGGAAGAGCCTGTCCTCGTCTTCCTCGGCGTCGTCGGCCGGATCCGCTTTCACACGGCCCCGGTCGTCGGCGTCAGGGTACGAGAACATCTCCTGGAAGTCCGCTGCGAGATCGAACTCGAGCGGCTCCAGACACCTTACGCACTCCCCCTCGGCCCGTGCACGGGCGGTGCCTGTGACGAGCACACCTTCCATGACCGACTCGAGACGGAGTTCGAGCTCCACCGGAGCGCCTTCCGGCACTCCGACGACCCCCTGGATCCCGAGATCCTGGGGAGCGTCGATCTCACGGGTCAGGCGCTGTTGCGCACCGGGCCGCCGCCCCAGCTCGTGCGTGTCGAACACGAGAGGCTTGCGGTGGTCGAGGCGGGCGTTCAGAGCCATTCCTGCTTTCGATCTTCTGAGCTCGGGGGACGCTGCCCCTCGGTGTCGCGGGCAGCGGTGATCGCGGGCGCATACGACATCAGCGAAGCGCACACGCGACCGATGAGCCAGGATACTGGAGCATTCGCCCACAGCCCAATCCGGCCCCCGGCCGCCCTGCCGCGCAGCCCGCGTCCCCGCCGGCTACAGCCCGCGTCCCTGCTCGTAGGCGCGCAGCTGCTCGGCGCTGATCATGCCGGTGTCGAAGAGGCTGGTCTCGTCGAGGGCGTACCCCTGCTGCGCCTGCTGGTGCTGCTGGGCCTGCTGGGCCTGCTGGGACGGGTCCTGCTGCACGGCCTGGTTCGGGTCGTAGGGGGCCTGCTGGGCGTCGTAGCCCCCCTGATACGCGTAGGGGTCGGCCTGCTGCTGGTAGCCGTACGCGTCCTGCCCGCCGTAGCCCTGCTGCGGTTGCTGCGGATAGCCGCCGTAGGGGTCCGGCTGCTGCTGGTAGCCGTACGCCGGCTGCGGCTGGTCGTACGCCGGCTGGACGGGCTGCGCGGGCGCCGCGTCCTGCTCCGCGAGGGCGGCCAGGTCGGCGAGGTAGTCGGCGTCCGAGGAGTGCTGGAACGTGGTGGTGTCGGCGGCGAGGGCGCCGAGGTCGTCCGTGGCGATGCGGCCGTGCAGCTTCTGGCGGCCCCTGCCGACCGCCTCCAGCGTCTTGGCGAGGACCGCCTCGAAGGCGCCCAGCTTGGTGTCGACGTACGCGTCGGCGTCGCGGCGCAGGGTCTCGGGGTCGTGGCTGCGCTCGGGGGCGTCCTCGTCCTCGTACCCGTTCTCGTCGGTGCCCGGTCCGGTGCCGAGGAGCTTCTCACGGCCGCGGCCCACGGAGCCGAGGGTCTTGGTGAGGACGACCTCGAAGTTGGCGAGCTTGGAGTCGACGTAGTCGTCCGCGTCCGCGCGGACCTCCTCGGCCTCCTTGCGGGCCTCGGCGAGGATGCGGTCGGCCTCGGCCTGGGAGCGGCGGGCGATCTCGGTGCCGGAGACCAGCGAGCCGCGTTCGGCGTGGGCGGTCTCGATGATCCGCTCGGCCTCCTGGCGGGCCTGCTCGACGACCTGCTCGCGGCCGCCGATGAGTTCCTCGGCCTGGGCCAGGGAGTCGGGCAGGGCCGCTCGTACCTCTTCCAGCAGGGCGAGCAGATCCGCGCGGTTGACCACGCACGAGGCCGACATCGGCATCGACCTGGCACTGGAGACCGCCGTGACGATCTCGTCGAGCTTCTTCTGCACGTCCACCGGTTGCTCGCCACTCTCTACAGCTGTGTTGGAGACGGACGGGACGACTGTACGGCCATGGGGTGTCCGCCGGACACCGGATGACGGCACGTCAGGACGGCCGTCGGGCGGTCAGCCCCGCCCGAGGCGCTCGGTCAGCGCTTCGAGGACCCTGGGCGGCACCAGGTGGGAGACGTCGCCGCCCCACGTGGCGACCTCCTTGACCAGGGACGAGGAGAGGAAACTGTAGGTGGGGTTGGTGGGCACGAACAGCGTCTCGACGCCGGAGAGGCCGTTGTTCATCTGCGCCATCTGCAGTTCGTAGTCGAAGTCGCTGACCGCGCGCAGGCCCTTGACGATGGCCGGGATGCCGCGCTCCTTGCAGAAGTCGACGAGGAGGCCGTGGAAGGCCTCGACCCTGACGTTGCCGTACTCGGCGGTGACCTCGCGGATCAGGTCGATCCGCTCGTCGATCTCGAACAGGCCCTTCTTGGACTTGTTGATCATCACCGCGACATAGACCTCGTCATACAGACGGGAGGCGCGGGAGATGATGTCGAGGTGTCCGTTGGTGATCGGGTCGAACGACCCGGGACAGACGGCACGGCGCACTGGTGTTCCCTCGCTCTCCGGTCCGGTCATCGTGCGTCTTCGCACGTAGAGGCGGCGCGACCGTACCAAAACGTTCCCTCGCCGTATCGACGGGCCCGGAGCGCTTCGAAACCGTCCGGCCAGCCGAACTCACCGCCTCTGGTGCTGCGCTCCACGGTGACGAGCGCTTCGGCCGCGAGCCAGCCCCCCGAGCGGAGTGTGAGCAGGATCTCTCGAAGATCGTCGTCCGGGACGGCGTACGGGGGGTCGAGGAAGACGAGGTCGTACGGCGCGGCCGGCGCCGCCTCGATGACCTGTCGGGCCTTCCCCGCGCGGACCTCGGCGCCGGGGAGGGCGAGGTTTCTCACGTTCTCCCGGATGACGCGGGCCGCACGCGCGTCGGCCTCGACGAGGAGGGTGTGGCCGGCGCCGCGGGACAGGGCTTCCAGGCCGACGGCCCCTGATCCGGCGTACAGGTCGAGGACCCGTTCGCCGTCGAGGGGGCGGCCGCCGAGGAGGGACTGCCAGGTGGAGAAGAGGCCTTCGCGTGCGCGGTCGGAGGTGGGGCGGGTTCCGGTGCCTGGCGGGACCGCCAGGCGACGTCCGCCGGCTGCTCCGGCGATCACGCGGGTCATCTCTGGTCCTTGGTGGTGGGCGGCTTTGGGTTCAGTGTGGCGGGTCGCGCTCTTCCGCGCGTCCCCGGGTGGGTCCTCCTCATCCCTTCTCCAGGTACTGCTCCCGTTCCTCGTCCAGCAGGGCGTCCAGTGCCGTGCGCAGACCCGGGTAGGCGGTCAGCTCCGGATCCGCCTCGACGACGGCCGCCGCTTCCTGCCGCGCCTCGGCGATGACCTCCTCGTCCTCGATGACCGCGAGGACGCGCAGGCTGGAGCGGACGCCCGACTGGGCCTGGCCGAGGACGTCGCCCTCGCGGCGCTGCTCGAGGTCGATGCGGGAGAGCTCGAAGCCGTCGAGGGTGGCGGCAACGGCGTTCAGCCGCTGCCGGGCCGGGGTGGCCTCCGGCATCTCGCTGACCAG
The window above is part of the Streptomyces sp. NBC_00425 genome. Proteins encoded here:
- the rpmF gene encoding 50S ribosomal protein L32, producing the protein MAVPKRKMSRSNTRHRRSQWKAAVPTLVACERCHEPKLQHIACPSCGTYNKRQVLEV
- a CDS encoding cell division initiation protein; the protein is MDVQKKLDEIVTAVSSARSMPMSASCVVNRADLLALLEEVRAALPDSLAQAEELIGGREQVVEQARQEAERIIETAHAERGSLVSGTEIARRSQAEADRILAEARKEAEEVRADADDYVDSKLANFEVVLTKTLGSVGRGREKLLGTGPGTDENGYEDEDAPERSHDPETLRRDADAYVDTKLGAFEAVLAKTLEAVGRGRQKLHGRIATDDLGALAADTTTFQHSSDADYLADLAALAEQDAAPAQPVQPAYDQPQPAYGYQQQPDPYGGYPQQPQQGYGGQDAYGYQQQADPYAYQGGYDAQQAPYDPNQAVQQDPSQQAQQAQQHQQAQQGYALDETSLFDTGMISAEQLRAYEQGRGL
- the coaD gene encoding pantetheine-phosphate adenylyltransferase, producing the protein MTGPESEGTPVRRAVCPGSFDPITNGHLDIISRASRLYDEVYVAVMINKSKKGLFEIDERIDLIREVTAEYGNVRVEAFHGLLVDFCKERGIPAIVKGLRAVSDFDYELQMAQMNNGLSGVETLFVPTNPTYSFLSSSLVKEVATWGGDVSHLVPPRVLEALTERLGRG
- a CDS encoding YceD family protein: MALNARLDHRKPLVFDTHELGRRPGAQQRLTREIDAPQDLGIQGVVGVPEGAPVELELRLESVMEGVLVTGTARARAEGECVRCLEPLEFDLAADFQEMFSYPDADDRGRVKADPADDAEEDEDRLFLEDGLFDLEPVLRDAVVLALPMQPVCQDDCPGLCSECGARLADDPDHHHDAVDIRWAALQGLAGSPEDGEKDEMSGGALPSAHADEKQEK